One window of Nitrospiria bacterium genomic DNA carries:
- a CDS encoding SDR family NAD(P)-dependent oxidoreductase yields MRLQGRIALITGGSKGIGRSLAQLFSEEGAKLIICSRTEHDIQNVARQLKQGGGEVYAEALDISDGKRLENFIQKGEKEIGPIDILINNASLLGPMVPLLEMPLKDWEKVLSVNLTAIFHLTQLVLPKMLTKGKGCIINMTSSVGRKGRALWGGYSVSKFGVEGITQVLAEELRDQNIRVMALNPGGTRTEMRARAYPNEDPKQLPAPDTIAHVVLHLVLNAGLDWSGRSLDARDFFSI; encoded by the coding sequence GTGAGACTTCAAGGCCGTATCGCTTTAATTACAGGGGGCAGCAAAGGAATTGGGCGTTCCCTTGCTCAGCTTTTCTCTGAAGAAGGTGCAAAACTGATTATCTGTTCAAGAACTGAACACGATATTCAGAATGTGGCCCGACAGCTCAAACAGGGTGGGGGAGAGGTTTATGCGGAGGCCTTGGATATTTCCGATGGAAAACGATTAGAAAATTTTATACAAAAAGGGGAAAAGGAAATTGGCCCAATAGACATTCTTATTAATAATGCTTCCCTGTTAGGTCCGATGGTTCCCTTACTGGAGATGCCTTTGAAAGATTGGGAGAAGGTTTTATCCGTTAATTTAACAGCGATTTTCCATCTTACACAATTGGTGTTACCCAAGATGCTGACTAAGGGAAAAGGATGCATAATCAATATGACCTCCAGCGTGGGCAGGAAAGGGCGAGCCCTTTGGGGGGGGTATTCGGTGTCAAAGTTTGGTGTGGAGGGTATCACACAGGTATTGGCCGAGGAACTCCGTGATCAGAATATCCGTGTGATGGCGCTGAATCCAGGGGGAACCCGAACCGAAATGCGGGCAAGGGCCTATCCTAATGAGGACCCTAAACAATTGCCGGCCCCGGACACCATTGCGCATGTGGTTTTGCATCTGGTTCTCAATGCCGGGTTGGATTGGAGCGGCCGTTCTTTGGATGCAAGGGATTTTTTCTCGATTTGA